The Primulina eburnea isolate SZY01 chromosome 8, ASM2296580v1, whole genome shotgun sequence genome contains a region encoding:
- the LOC140839911 gene encoding protein SCO1 homolog 1, mitochondrial: MASVLSRNGSLRLIYRSFDSHWRSLKLPFHSLPELSIQNSHRSLLSPGFLLGRYKSLGAFALNHQFLCTTTTKSSVNQSSSSTTAATPSSGLAEGNSESGNSGEQGSAGSQDSSQQGKPVRGGPVSWMSLFLLLCTGVGLIFYYDREKRRHIEGITSASNEVRQGPSVGNAAIGGPFNLIDHTGTSVSEKNFLGKWNLIYFGFTHCPDICPDELQKLASAIDKIKEKSGIEVVPIFISVDPERDTVEQVCEYIKEFHPNLIGLTGTPDEIRKTARAYRVYYMKTEAEGSDYLVDHSIVMYLMDPSMQFVKFFGKNEDATSLADGVILEIKKAKQKVKA, from the exons ATGGCTTCGGTGTTATCGAGAAACGGAAGCCTTCGACTCATCTACAGATCCTTCGATTCTCATTGGCGTTCCTTGAAACTCCCATTTCACAGTCTACCCGAACTGTCTATCCAGAACTCCCACCGTTCCTTGCTCTCGCCGGGATTTCTTCTTGGTAGATATAAATCGCTAGGTGCTTTTGCGTTGAATCATCAATTTTTGTGCACCACTACCACTAAATCTTCTGTTAATCAATCGTCAAGTTCGACCACTGCCGCGACGCCCTCGAGTGGGTTGGCGGAGGGGAATTCCGAAAGTGGAAATAGTGGGGAGCAGGGTTCGGCTGGATCACAGGATAGTTCTCAGCAAGGGAAGCCTGTCCGAGGCGGG CCTGTTTCGTGGATGAGCTTGTTTTTACTTCTTTGCACTGGAGTGGGATTGATCTTCTACTATGACAGAGAAAAGAGGCGGCATATTGAAG GAATAACCAGTGCTTCGAATGAAGTAAGACAGGGACCTTCTGTTGGGAATGCTGCTATTGGAGGTCCATTTAACCTCATCGACCATACTGGAACATCAGTATCTGAAAAGAACTTTCTGGGAAAATGGAACTTGATTTATTTTGGATTCACTCATTGCCCTGATATATGCCCAGATGAGCTACAAAAACTGGCGTCGGCTATTGATAAAATAA AAGAAAAATCTGGAATAGAAGTAGTCCCCATCTTCATTTCAGTCGATCCGGAGAGGGATACTGTTGAACAAGTTTGTGAGTATATCAAAG AATTCCACCCAAATTTAATTGGCCTGACTGGTACCCCAGATGAAATTAGGAAAACTGCACGTGCTTATCGCGTGTACTATATGAAGACGGAAGCTGAAGGTTCAGACTATCTTGTCGATCACTCTATAGTCAT GTACCTGATGGATCCAAGCATGCAATTTGTGAAGTTCTTTGGAAAGAACGAAGACGCAACTTCACTTGCCGATGGAGTCATTCTGGAAATAAAAAAAGCAAAACAAAAGGTCAAGGCATAG
- the LOC140838021 gene encoding protein trichome birefringence-like 3: protein MKENKHRVYAQLHLIIKSTRSSLKLYECPSSAFFIMGTPRPPRGKLPLSVILVLVCGLAFFALLYTEISSFSSKFRFKPCAKRKAAKKPVSGGTNVQASAFNYAADDRFEFDPEECSLVDGKWIFNSSIKPLYSDRTCPYLDRQVSCVKNGRLDSEYMHWEWQPDDCFLPRFNPEIALRKLQGKRLMFIGDSLQRGQWQSFVCLVESVIPEGKKSIKRGRVHTVFRAKEYNATIEFYWAPFLVESNTDLHIITDPKKRILRVDSVEKHAQNWIGVDILVFNTYVWWMSGLRINSLWGSFANGEEGYEELDASVSYRIGLKTWANWVDSNIDPNKTRVFFTTMSPTHQRSADWGHEEGIKCFNETKPVMKKRHWGTGSDKQIMGVVKGVIHRMKTPVILLNITQLSEYRIDAHSSIHTESGGRLLTDDEKADPLHHADCIHWCLPGVPDTWNQIFYSHL, encoded by the exons atgaaagaaaataaacaTCGAGTTTACGCGCAGTTGCACCTAATTATTAAATCAACACGATCCTCTCTAAAATTATATG AGTGCCCATCTTCAGCATTTTTCATCATGGGAACGCCAAGACCTCCGCGGGGGAAGCTGCCTTTATCGGTGATTCTCGTTTTGGTTTGTGGGCTCGCTTTTTTTGCCCTTTTGTACACAGAAATCAGCTCCTTTTCATCCAAGTTCAGGTTTAAGCCTTGTGCTAAGAGAAAGGCTGCTAAAAAGCCTGTGTCAG GTGGGACGAATGTGCAAGCTAGTGCATTTAATTATGCGGCTGATGATCGGTTCGAGTTTGATCCTGAAGAGTGTAGTCTTGTGGATGGAAAATGGATCTTCAACAGTTCCATCAAGCCTTTGTATTCCGACAGGACATGCCCATATCTGGATAGGCAGGTTTCATGTGTTAAGAATGGACGGCTGGATTCTGAGTACATGCACTGGGAATGGCAGCCTGATGATTGTTTTTTGCCTAG GTTCAATCCAGAAATAGCTCTACGTAAACTTCAAGGGAAGAGGTTAATGTTTATAGGGGATTCTTTGCAAAGAGGGCAGTGGCAATCCTTCGTTTGCCTCGTGGAGTCAGTGATACCGGAAGGGAAGAAATCGATCAAACGAGGTCGTGTCCACACAGTTTTCAGAGCCAAG GAGTATAATGCCACTATTGAGTTCTATTGGGCTCCATTTTTAGTGGAATCAAACACTGATTTGCACATCATAACAGATCCAAAGAAGAGAATTCTGAGAGTTGATTCAGTGGAGAAACATGCCCAAAATTGGATTGGAGTCGATATACTCGTGTTCAACACTTATGTTTGGTGGATGAGTGGCCTCAGGATCAACTCATT ATGGGGTTCGTTTGCAAACGGCGAAGAAGGATATGAAGAACTAGATGCATCTGTTTCTTACCGAATAGGACTCAAGACATGGGCAAATTGGGTGGATTCAAACATTGATCCCAACAAAACTCGAGTTTTTTTCACTACAATGTCCCCAACACACCAAAG GAGCGCGGACTGGGGGCACGAAGAAGGGATCAAATGCTTCAATGAAACGAAGCCGGTGATGAAGAAACGACACTGGGGGACCGGCTCAGATAAGCAGATCATGGGTGTCGTGAAAGGCGTAATACACCGGATGAAAACCCCTGTGATCTTGTTGAACATCACTCAATTATCGGAATACAGAATTGATGCACACTCATCAATTCACACCGAGTCTGGGGGAAGATTGTTGACAGATGACGAAAAGGCCGATCCTCTGCATCATGCAGATTGCATACATTGGTGCTTGCCGGGAGTTCCTGATACATGGAATCAAATATTTTACTCTCATTTGTAG
- the LOC140839910 gene encoding wall-associated receptor kinase 2-like isoform X2, with the protein MQLQLIGRCCDIISKENCPSSCGNLTVPYPFGLGQGTGCSFDSSFDIICNTSFNPPRPYFPNLDLEILDIKDDKIRIKNRVAANCFNELGNQTSFVFAPVNLANTSFAFSIDNRFTVLGCNQLAVITATVRRNFTYGCASFCSSSNDLIENECTGIGCCQTVIPKGLQTFLLRLGSLERNSNITSFNPCSYAFVGDPDRYEFSSFDLKDPSFRNWTIDNVPMILEWAIGSQNCSEVRKPGNFACLENSICIDSDAGIGGYRCACAEGYLGNPYLSPGCTDINECDSNPCDEHGICTNSPGSFTCSCKKGFSGNGTKKGRGCVADDPDFPVMRFSLGMSFGFLGLIFVVTFLYFSIAKRRIMRLREKFFQQNGGLLLKQQLSLNENSVKSTTIFTAEELEKATNKYAEDRILGRGGYGTVYKGILKDQQVVAIKKSRVMDQNQMEQFINEVIILTQINHRNVVKLLGCCLETEVPLLVYEYISNGTLYQNIQNSGGVAWFSWNNRLRIASESAGALSYLHSAAEMPIIHRDVKSPNILLDEYYTAKISDFGASRLVPTDQTQISTLVQGTLGYLDPEYFHTGQFTEKSDVYSFGVVLAELMTGKKPLMNTNVEEEKSLAKAFVTSLKENRLFQILDPRVRREGSMEQIQRVAELVKRCLRMHGEERPTMKEVANELENLRRLGNHPWIQQEVEEETVGLMSEQESDLYAVSFNPSLSTVEYSGLPNTGASPLLNPITYPR; encoded by the exons ATGCAACTCCAACTAATAGGAAGATGTTG CGACATCATCAGCAAAGAGAATTGCCCCAGCAGCTGCGGCAACTTAACGGTTCCATATCCATTCGGACTTGGCCAAGGAACGGGATGTTCCTTCGATTCTTCATTCGATATAATCTGCAACACTTCATTCAATCCCCCGAGACCTTATTTTCCTAACCTCGATCTTGAGATTCTTGACATCAAAGACGACAAGATACGGATCAAGAATCGGGTTGCAGCCAATTGTTTCAACGAATTAGGCAATCAAACGAGTTTTGTTTTTGCCCCCGTCAATCTAGCCAACACCTCCTTTGCCTTTTCTATTGATAACAGGTTTACGGTATTGGGTTGCAATCAACTTGCGGTGATCACTGCTACCGTGAGGCGTAACTTCACGTATGGATGCGCCTCGTTCTGTTCCAGCAGCAACGATTTGATAGAGAATGAATGTACTGGGATTGGATGCTGTCAAACTGTTATCCCAAAGGGTCTACAGACATTTCTTTTAAGACTCGGTTCCCTTGAGAGAAACTCAAATATCACGTCGTTTAACCCTTGTAGCTACGCATTTGTGGGAGATCCTGATAGGTACGAATTCAGTTCGTTCGACCTTAAAGACCCAAGTTTCCGAAACTGGACTATAGATAATGTTCCTATGATTCTAGAGTGGGCAATTGGGAGTCAGAATTGTAGTGAAGTTCGGAAACCCGGTAATTTTGCCTGTCTCGAAAATAGTATCTGTATTGATTCTGATGCTGGAATTGGAGGGTATCGGTGTGCATGCGCAGAAGGGTATCTGGGCAATCCATATCTCAGTCCAGGTTGCACAG ATATTAATGAATGCGACAGTAATCCATGTGATGAACATGGGATTTGTACAAACAGTCCAGGAAGTTTTACATGTTCTTGCAAGAAAGGATTCTCGGGAAATGGGACAAAAAAGGGTCGTGGATGCGTGGCCGATGACCCCGATTTTCCAGTTATGAGGTTTTCATTAG GCATGAGTTTTGGTTTCTTGGGCTTGATTTTTGTTGTCACGTTTCTATATTTTAGTATAGCAAAACGGAGGATTATGAGACTAAGAGAAAAATTCTTCCAGCAAAATGGAGGGTTGCTGTTAAAGCAGCAGCTTTCTTTAAATGAAAACAGTGTGAAATCAACAACCATCTTCACAGCAGAAGAGCTCGAAAAGGCCACCAACAAGTATGCAGAAGACCGGATACTAGGCCGAGGTGGCTATGGTACCGTGTACAAAGGAATCCTCAAAGACCAACAAGTGGTCGCCATTAAAAAATCACGGGTAATGGATCAGAATCAGATGGAACAGTTCATAAACGAGGTGATCATTCTGACTCAAATTAATCATCGAAATGTGGTTAAGCTTTTAGGATGTTGTCTAGAGACAGAAGTACCTCTATTAGTCTATGAATACATTTCAAATGGTACACTCTATCAAAACATCCAAAACAGTGGAGGAGTGGCTTGGTTTTCCTGGAATAATCGTTTGAGGATCGCTTCAGAATCAGCGGGGGCATTATCCTATCTCCATTCTGCTGCAGAAATGCCCATTATACATAGAGATGTCAAGTCCCCAAACATATTGCTAGATGAATATTACACAGCGAAAATATCAGATTTTGGGGCTTCAAGATTAGTCCCTACTGATCAAACACAAATCTCTACTCTAGTCCAGGGTACATTAGGCTACTTGGACCCCGAATACTTCCACACAGGCCAGTTCACAGAAAAGAGCGATGTTTACAGCTTTGGGGTCGTTTTGGCCGAACTAATGACAGGTAAGAAGCCTCTTATGAACACGAATGTAGAAGAAGAGAAGAGTTTGGCCAAAGCATTCGTCACGTCGTTGAAAGAAAACCGCTTGTTCCAAATCCTGGATCCTCGGGTTCGACGGGAAGGGAGTATGGAGCAAATCCAGCGTGTTGCAGAGCTCGTGAAACGGTGCCTTAGGATGCACGGCGAGGAGAGGCCGACAATGAAAGAAGTGGCGAATGAACTCGAGAATTTGAGGAGGTTGGGTAATCATCCCTGGATTCAGCAAGAAGTTGAAGAAGAAACCGTGGGATTGATGAGCGAGCAAGAATCAGATTTATATGCGGTATCATTTAATCCTAGTCTGAGCACTGTGGAGTACTCAGGGCTTCCTAATACAGGGGCTTCTCCTTTGCTGAATCCTATCACTTATCCCAGGTGA
- the LOC140839910 gene encoding wall-associated receptor kinase 2-like isoform X1, whose amino-acid sequence MSPCSLFCNLIFSSLLPFAYSDIISKENCPSSCGNLTVPYPFGLGQGTGCSFDSSFDIICNTSFNPPRPYFPNLDLEILDIKDDKIRIKNRVAANCFNELGNQTSFVFAPVNLANTSFAFSIDNRFTVLGCNQLAVITATVRRNFTYGCASFCSSSNDLIENECTGIGCCQTVIPKGLQTFLLRLGSLERNSNITSFNPCSYAFVGDPDRYEFSSFDLKDPSFRNWTIDNVPMILEWAIGSQNCSEVRKPGNFACLENSICIDSDAGIGGYRCACAEGYLGNPYLSPGCTDINECDSNPCDEHGICTNSPGSFTCSCKKGFSGNGTKKGRGCVADDPDFPVMRFSLGMSFGFLGLIFVVTFLYFSIAKRRIMRLREKFFQQNGGLLLKQQLSLNENSVKSTTIFTAEELEKATNKYAEDRILGRGGYGTVYKGILKDQQVVAIKKSRVMDQNQMEQFINEVIILTQINHRNVVKLLGCCLETEVPLLVYEYISNGTLYQNIQNSGGVAWFSWNNRLRIASESAGALSYLHSAAEMPIIHRDVKSPNILLDEYYTAKISDFGASRLVPTDQTQISTLVQGTLGYLDPEYFHTGQFTEKSDVYSFGVVLAELMTGKKPLMNTNVEEEKSLAKAFVTSLKENRLFQILDPRVRREGSMEQIQRVAELVKRCLRMHGEERPTMKEVANELENLRRLGNHPWIQQEVEEETVGLMSEQESDLYAVSFNPSLSTVEYSGLPNTGASPLLNPITYPR is encoded by the exons ATGTCTCCGTGTTCTCTTTTCTGCAACTTAATCTTCTCTAGTCTTCTTCCATTTGCTTACAGCGACATCATCAGCAAAGAGAATTGCCCCAGCAGCTGCGGCAACTTAACGGTTCCATATCCATTCGGACTTGGCCAAGGAACGGGATGTTCCTTCGATTCTTCATTCGATATAATCTGCAACACTTCATTCAATCCCCCGAGACCTTATTTTCCTAACCTCGATCTTGAGATTCTTGACATCAAAGACGACAAGATACGGATCAAGAATCGGGTTGCAGCCAATTGTTTCAACGAATTAGGCAATCAAACGAGTTTTGTTTTTGCCCCCGTCAATCTAGCCAACACCTCCTTTGCCTTTTCTATTGATAACAGGTTTACGGTATTGGGTTGCAATCAACTTGCGGTGATCACTGCTACCGTGAGGCGTAACTTCACGTATGGATGCGCCTCGTTCTGTTCCAGCAGCAACGATTTGATAGAGAATGAATGTACTGGGATTGGATGCTGTCAAACTGTTATCCCAAAGGGTCTACAGACATTTCTTTTAAGACTCGGTTCCCTTGAGAGAAACTCAAATATCACGTCGTTTAACCCTTGTAGCTACGCATTTGTGGGAGATCCTGATAGGTACGAATTCAGTTCGTTCGACCTTAAAGACCCAAGTTTCCGAAACTGGACTATAGATAATGTTCCTATGATTCTAGAGTGGGCAATTGGGAGTCAGAATTGTAGTGAAGTTCGGAAACCCGGTAATTTTGCCTGTCTCGAAAATAGTATCTGTATTGATTCTGATGCTGGAATTGGAGGGTATCGGTGTGCATGCGCAGAAGGGTATCTGGGCAATCCATATCTCAGTCCAGGTTGCACAG ATATTAATGAATGCGACAGTAATCCATGTGATGAACATGGGATTTGTACAAACAGTCCAGGAAGTTTTACATGTTCTTGCAAGAAAGGATTCTCGGGAAATGGGACAAAAAAGGGTCGTGGATGCGTGGCCGATGACCCCGATTTTCCAGTTATGAGGTTTTCATTAG GCATGAGTTTTGGTTTCTTGGGCTTGATTTTTGTTGTCACGTTTCTATATTTTAGTATAGCAAAACGGAGGATTATGAGACTAAGAGAAAAATTCTTCCAGCAAAATGGAGGGTTGCTGTTAAAGCAGCAGCTTTCTTTAAATGAAAACAGTGTGAAATCAACAACCATCTTCACAGCAGAAGAGCTCGAAAAGGCCACCAACAAGTATGCAGAAGACCGGATACTAGGCCGAGGTGGCTATGGTACCGTGTACAAAGGAATCCTCAAAGACCAACAAGTGGTCGCCATTAAAAAATCACGGGTAATGGATCAGAATCAGATGGAACAGTTCATAAACGAGGTGATCATTCTGACTCAAATTAATCATCGAAATGTGGTTAAGCTTTTAGGATGTTGTCTAGAGACAGAAGTACCTCTATTAGTCTATGAATACATTTCAAATGGTACACTCTATCAAAACATCCAAAACAGTGGAGGAGTGGCTTGGTTTTCCTGGAATAATCGTTTGAGGATCGCTTCAGAATCAGCGGGGGCATTATCCTATCTCCATTCTGCTGCAGAAATGCCCATTATACATAGAGATGTCAAGTCCCCAAACATATTGCTAGATGAATATTACACAGCGAAAATATCAGATTTTGGGGCTTCAAGATTAGTCCCTACTGATCAAACACAAATCTCTACTCTAGTCCAGGGTACATTAGGCTACTTGGACCCCGAATACTTCCACACAGGCCAGTTCACAGAAAAGAGCGATGTTTACAGCTTTGGGGTCGTTTTGGCCGAACTAATGACAGGTAAGAAGCCTCTTATGAACACGAATGTAGAAGAAGAGAAGAGTTTGGCCAAAGCATTCGTCACGTCGTTGAAAGAAAACCGCTTGTTCCAAATCCTGGATCCTCGGGTTCGACGGGAAGGGAGTATGGAGCAAATCCAGCGTGTTGCAGAGCTCGTGAAACGGTGCCTTAGGATGCACGGCGAGGAGAGGCCGACAATGAAAGAAGTGGCGAATGAACTCGAGAATTTGAGGAGGTTGGGTAATCATCCCTGGATTCAGCAAGAAGTTGAAGAAGAAACCGTGGGATTGATGAGCGAGCAAGAATCAGATTTATATGCGGTATCATTTAATCCTAGTCTGAGCACTGTGGAGTACTCAGGGCTTCCTAATACAGGGGCTTCTCCTTTGCTGAATCCTATCACTTATCCCAGGTGA